In a genomic window of Mastacembelus armatus chromosome 3, fMasArm1.2, whole genome shotgun sequence:
- the eif3jb gene encoding eukaryotic translation initiation factor 3 subunit J-B, whose product MADWDADNFEPDEPIKKAAALDKWEGEDEDEDVKDNWDDEDEEEDGEKKGEVKKTEQKVSEKKKLSEKIKEKENRLKKKQQELKEKELEDEQAEPTLEEQLAEKLRVKKLQEDADLELAKDAFGVSSTLNSVTGIDAMCPSSKEDFTEFEKLLKEKITQFEKNVHYSSFLESLFRELCISLEVDDLKKISNSLSVLLSEKQKQEKQNKGKKKKKGVLAGGGLKAQMRDDLDYAEFDGGYAQDYEDFM is encoded by the exons ATGGCGGACTGGG ACGCTGACAACTTCGAGCCGGACGAGCCGATTAAAAAGGCGGCAGCGCTGGACAAATGGGAAGGCGAGGACGAAGACGAAGATGTTAAG GACAACTgggatgatgaggatgaagaggaggacggggagaaaaaaggagaagtgaaaaaaacag AGCAAAAGGTTTCTGAAAAGAAGAAGTTGAGTGAGAAGatcaaagagaaagaaaatcgGTTAAAGAAGAAACAACAAGAGCTCAAGGAGAAAGAGTTGGAGGATGAA CAAGCAGAACCCACTCTTGAAGAACAACTTGCAGAGAAGTTAAGAGTGAAGAAATTACAAGAAGATGCAGACTTGGAGCTAGCAAAAGATGCTTTTG GTGTCAGCAGCACTTTGAACAGTGTCACTGGGATTGATGCCATGTGTCCATCTTCCAAAGAAGACTTCACAGAATTTGAAAAgttgctgaaagaaaaaataacccagtttgaaaaaaatgtgcattattCAAGTTTCTTGGAATCATTGTTTCGGGAACTCTGCATTTCAT TGGAAGTAGATGACTTGAAGAAAATCAGCAATTCCCTGTCAGTCCTACtaagtgaaaaacagaaacaagaaaaa caaaacaaaggaaagaagaaaaagaaaggagtcTTAGCTGGCGGTGGTTTGAAAGCACAGATGAGAGATGACCTTGACTATGCAGAGTTTGATGGTGGATATGCCCAAGACTACGAGGACTTCATGTGA
- the LOC113138137 gene encoding putative stereocilin-like protein — protein MAMSALVKEQIEGITPSAISVISPDKFAVVFDQRQISMFSYEQATAVTAEQLSVLSDVQRTALAMVLTPWEDKFVDFRGRSLGPVLSHSPVCLVLGLLILLIVLS, from the exons ATGGCCATGTCAGCTTTGGTCAAAGAGCAAATCGAAGGAATCACGCCTTCAGCCATCTCAGTGATATCACCTGATAAATTTGCT GTGGTGTTTGACCAGAGACAGATCAGCATGTTCTCCTATGAGCAGGCTACTGCAGTGACTGCTGAGCAGCTCTCTGTTCTGTCAGATGTCCAGAGGACAGCACTGGCTATGGTGCTAACACCCTGGGAGGACAAGTTCGTAGACTTCAGAG GTAGGTCACTGGGCCCGGTGCTCAGTCACAGTCCTGTGTGTCTCGTGCTGGGACTGCTGATACTGCTAATTGTTCTGTCCTGA